A window from Scyliorhinus canicula chromosome 19, sScyCan1.1, whole genome shotgun sequence encodes these proteins:
- the LOC119954484 gene encoding neurexophilin-1-like isoform X1 translates to MRGYYWRAVLLAQRILYLVVFANGNTSNDTEDVKSRASKGTPKHVLIKSNKMSPLSQWMMQTLPNAGNSTLLGFPFSSPVSYSKQDLWDWLGNVSDQHEDPQSRVKRRPIVKTGKFKKMFGWGDFYSNIKTVKLNLLITGKIVDHGNGTFSVYFRHNSTGQGNISVSLVPPTKAVEFDLAQQTIIDAKDSKIFNCRVEYEKIDRAKKTALCNYDPSKTCYQEQTQSHVSWICSKPFKVICIYISFYSTDYRLVQKVCPDYNYHSDTPYFPSG, encoded by the coding sequence GTGGTTTTTGCCAATGGGAATACATCAAATGACACTGAAGATGTGAAATCCAGAGCATCTAAAGGCACACCAAAACATGTCTTAATAAAAAGCAACAAAATGTCACCCCTCAGCCAATGGATGATGCAGACTCTGCCAAACGCGGGAAATTCGACTCTACTGGGATTTCCATTCTCCTCGCCAGTCTCTTACTCCAAACAGGATCTTTGGGATTGGTTGGGAAATGTATCGGATCAACATGAAGACCCCCAGTCCAGAGTCAAGAGACGACCAATTGTCAAAACTGGGAAATTTAAGAAAATGTTTGGATGGGGCGATTTTTACTCAAATATCAAAACCGTGAAATTAAACCTCCTCATCACTGGGAAAATCGTGGACCATGGAAATGGTACGTTTAGTGTGTACTTTCGCCACAATTCCACTGGCCAGGGAAATATATCAGTTAGCCTTGTGCCACCTACAAAAGCAGTCGAATTTGACCTGGCTCAACAAACAATAATTGACGCCAAAGATTCAAAAATATTTAACTGCCGTGTCGAATATGAAAAAATTGACAGAGCAAAAAAGACTGCACTATGTAATTATGATCCGTCCAAAACCTGTTACCAGGAACAGACCCAAAGCCACGTGTCCTGGATCTGTTCCAAACCCTTTAAGGTTATATGTATCTATATTTCATTTTACAGCACAGACTATAGACTGGTGCAGAAGGTGTGTCCTGATTATAATTATCACAGTGACACTCCCTACTTTCCCTCCGGATGA
- the LOC119954484 gene encoding neurexophilin-1-like isoform X3: MSPLSQWMMQTLPNAGNSTLLGFPFSSPVSYSKQDLWDWLGNVSDQHEDPQSRVKRRPIVKTGKFKKMFGWGDFYSNIKTVKLNLLITGKIVDHGNGTFSVYFRHNSTGQGNISVSLVPPTKAVEFDLAQQTIIDAKDSKIFNCRVEYEKIDRAKKTALCNYDPSKTCYQEQTQSHVSWICSKPFKVICIYISFYSTDYRLVQKVCPDYNYHSDTPYFPSG; the protein is encoded by the coding sequence ATGTCACCCCTCAGCCAATGGATGATGCAGACTCTGCCAAACGCGGGAAATTCGACTCTACTGGGATTTCCATTCTCCTCGCCAGTCTCTTACTCCAAACAGGATCTTTGGGATTGGTTGGGAAATGTATCGGATCAACATGAAGACCCCCAGTCCAGAGTCAAGAGACGACCAATTGTCAAAACTGGGAAATTTAAGAAAATGTTTGGATGGGGCGATTTTTACTCAAATATCAAAACCGTGAAATTAAACCTCCTCATCACTGGGAAAATCGTGGACCATGGAAATGGTACGTTTAGTGTGTACTTTCGCCACAATTCCACTGGCCAGGGAAATATATCAGTTAGCCTTGTGCCACCTACAAAAGCAGTCGAATTTGACCTGGCTCAACAAACAATAATTGACGCCAAAGATTCAAAAATATTTAACTGCCGTGTCGAATATGAAAAAATTGACAGAGCAAAAAAGACTGCACTATGTAATTATGATCCGTCCAAAACCTGTTACCAGGAACAGACCCAAAGCCACGTGTCCTGGATCTGTTCCAAACCCTTTAAGGTTATATGTATCTATATTTCATTTTACAGCACAGACTATAGACTGGTGCAGAAGGTGTGTCCTGATTATAATTATCACAGTGACACTCCCTACTTTCCCTCCGGATGA
- the LOC119954484 gene encoding neurexophilin-1-like isoform X2 encodes MTPRFKRIMEKVVFANGNTSNDTEDVKSRASKGTPKHVLIKSNKMSPLSQWMMQTLPNAGNSTLLGFPFSSPVSYSKQDLWDWLGNVSDQHEDPQSRVKRRPIVKTGKFKKMFGWGDFYSNIKTVKLNLLITGKIVDHGNGTFSVYFRHNSTGQGNISVSLVPPTKAVEFDLAQQTIIDAKDSKIFNCRVEYEKIDRAKKTALCNYDPSKTCYQEQTQSHVSWICSKPFKVICIYISFYSTDYRLVQKVCPDYNYHSDTPYFPSG; translated from the coding sequence GTGGTTTTTGCCAATGGGAATACATCAAATGACACTGAAGATGTGAAATCCAGAGCATCTAAAGGCACACCAAAACATGTCTTAATAAAAAGCAACAAAATGTCACCCCTCAGCCAATGGATGATGCAGACTCTGCCAAACGCGGGAAATTCGACTCTACTGGGATTTCCATTCTCCTCGCCAGTCTCTTACTCCAAACAGGATCTTTGGGATTGGTTGGGAAATGTATCGGATCAACATGAAGACCCCCAGTCCAGAGTCAAGAGACGACCAATTGTCAAAACTGGGAAATTTAAGAAAATGTTTGGATGGGGCGATTTTTACTCAAATATCAAAACCGTGAAATTAAACCTCCTCATCACTGGGAAAATCGTGGACCATGGAAATGGTACGTTTAGTGTGTACTTTCGCCACAATTCCACTGGCCAGGGAAATATATCAGTTAGCCTTGTGCCACCTACAAAAGCAGTCGAATTTGACCTGGCTCAACAAACAATAATTGACGCCAAAGATTCAAAAATATTTAACTGCCGTGTCGAATATGAAAAAATTGACAGAGCAAAAAAGACTGCACTATGTAATTATGATCCGTCCAAAACCTGTTACCAGGAACAGACCCAAAGCCACGTGTCCTGGATCTGTTCCAAACCCTTTAAGGTTATATGTATCTATATTTCATTTTACAGCACAGACTATAGACTGGTGCAGAAGGTGTGTCCTGATTATAATTATCACAGTGACACTCCCTACTTTCCCTCCGGATGA